From one Shewanella sp. GD04112 genomic stretch:
- a CDS encoding rhodanese-like domain-containing protein, whose product MFNKLLCRSKTLLGVALLSLSSLTLVPNAASAADQEPQVAWQKIAAGAMVLDVRTPEEFAAGHLANAVNIPFEQVAAEFAKRGIAKDAPVVLYCRSGRRSSIATEALVAAGYTQTYNGGGYQTLADTQPKTE is encoded by the coding sequence GTGTTCAACAAGTTACTGTGTCGCAGTAAAACCTTACTGGGGGTGGCTCTCTTGAGTCTGTCATCACTCACCTTAGTCCCGAACGCGGCAAGTGCCGCCGATCAAGAGCCTCAAGTTGCGTGGCAAAAAATCGCTGCTGGTGCTATGGTGCTCGATGTACGCACCCCAGAGGAATTTGCCGCGGGCCATTTAGCCAATGCGGTTAATATTCCCTTTGAGCAAGTCGCCGCCGAGTTTGCTAAGCGCGGTATCGCCAAAGATGCGCCCGTGGTGTTGTATTGTCGTAGCGGTCGACGCAGCAGTATCGCAACCGAAGCCCTCGTCGCGGCGGGTTACACTCAAACCTATAACGGTGGCGGTTATCAGACCTTAGCCGACACTCAACCTAAAACAGAATAA
- a CDS encoding DUF2892 domain-containing protein codes for MSLERSIMAFAGFMVLLSLVLTAFVHHNFMWLTAFVGANLFQSAFTGFCPAAMVLRKLGVKSEAEIAKQG; via the coding sequence ATGTCACTCGAACGCAGCATTATGGCCTTTGCCGGATTTATGGTGTTACTGTCTTTGGTGTTAACCGCTTTTGTGCACCATAACTTTATGTGGTTAACGGCCTTCGTTGGCGCTAACCTATTCCAAAGCGCTTTCACGGGTTTTTGCCCTGCGGCCATGGTATTACGCAAATTGGGCGTCAAATCCGAAGCCGAAATCGCGAAACAAGGTTAA
- a CDS encoding efflux RND transporter permease subunit, with protein MKHATESSTSLGISGRIAAAFQNSAITPLLALLGLLLGLFAILVTPKEEEPQIDVTFADVFIPFPGATPTEVENLVTLPAEQVISELKGIDTLYSFSQPDGAMIIVIFKVGVTRNDAIVSLYNQIYSNMDKLPQGAGVGEPLIKPRGIDDVPIVSLTLWSKDKQVSAEQLTHVALGLETEIKRIPGTREIYTVGQHEMVANVRIDPAKMNSFNLTYDKLRQSLNDNNHISMPASLVQGNQEIKVQAGQFLQTIDDVKQLVVSISQDKQGKPIPVYLADIADISLKSDIPTQSVWHSDKKDIYPAVTIAIGKQPGQNAVDIADATLARIAKVKNVLIPSNVEVTVSRNYGETAADKSNTLILKLIFATSAVVVLVFLTMGARESLVVGVAIIITLAITLFASWAWGFTLNRVSLFALIFSIGILVDDAIVVVENIHRHMALGKKSFSELIPVAVDEVGGPTILATFTVIAALLPMAFVSGLMGPYMSPIPINASMGMLISLVVAFMVTPWLSRKLLKHHSGSATDATHSSDADAQMNESKMVRLFTRLIGPFLLGKGARKARIGLAAGVFVLIGIAVALPVGQLVVLKMLPFDNKSEFQVMVDMPEGTPVEQTQRVLQDLSRYLATVPEVEHLQLYAGTNAPMNFNGLVRHYFLRHSQELGDIQVNLVDKKHRKRDSHSIALSVREELQHIGAKYQANVKVVEVPPGPPVWSPIVAEVYGPSPAIREQAAYELQSLFRETKDVVDIDIFLPAAQQKWQVMIDRSKASLMAVPYSNIVDLIATSVGGKDVSYLHIAQQKQPVPIRLQLQEGAKIDLEQVLNMKLQSQTGQSVPVSELVTIKRGKIDAPIIHKNMIPMVMVVADMAGPLDSPLYGMFDMAGKIDGDGGLGFDQHYIHQPTGLDSVAVLWDGEWKITYETFRDMGIAYAVGMIAIYLLVVAQFRSYLVPLIIMAPIPLTVIGVMPGHALLGAQFTATSMIGMIALAGIIVRNSILLVDFINQETASGVPFERAVIHSGAVRAKPIMLTALAAMIGALFILDDPIFNGLAISLIFGIFISTLLTLIVIPVLYYAAMKNRINLTQTAD; from the coding sequence ATGAAACACGCTACTGAATCTTCGACGTCACTTGGCATTTCGGGTCGTATTGCGGCCGCATTTCAAAACAGTGCCATTACACCACTGCTGGCACTGCTGGGCTTGTTACTCGGCTTATTTGCCATCTTAGTGACCCCAAAGGAAGAAGAACCACAGATTGACGTCACCTTTGCCGACGTATTTATCCCTTTCCCCGGCGCGACCCCGACCGAAGTGGAAAACTTAGTCACCCTGCCCGCTGAGCAAGTAATTTCAGAGCTCAAAGGGATAGATACACTCTATTCTTTCTCCCAGCCCGATGGCGCGATGATCATTGTGATCTTTAAGGTCGGCGTAACCCGCAACGATGCCATTGTCAGCCTCTACAACCAGATTTATTCCAATATGGATAAACTGCCGCAGGGCGCGGGTGTTGGCGAGCCATTGATTAAACCACGCGGTATCGATGATGTGCCGATTGTCAGCCTAACACTCTGGTCCAAGGACAAACAGGTCTCGGCCGAACAGTTGACCCATGTGGCGTTAGGGCTAGAAACCGAAATCAAGCGGATCCCGGGGACGCGGGAGATTTACACCGTTGGCCAACATGAGATGGTGGCCAATGTCCGCATCGATCCCGCTAAGATGAACAGCTTTAATCTCACCTACGACAAGTTGAGACAAAGCCTGAATGACAATAATCACATCTCGATGCCTGCATCTTTAGTGCAAGGTAATCAAGAAATTAAGGTTCAGGCAGGCCAGTTTTTGCAAACTATAGACGATGTAAAACAGCTGGTAGTGAGTATTTCGCAGGATAAACAGGGTAAACCTATCCCCGTTTATTTAGCCGATATTGCCGATATCAGTTTAAAGAGCGATATTCCCACCCAAAGCGTTTGGCATAGCGACAAGAAGGATATCTACCCCGCGGTGACTATCGCTATTGGTAAGCAGCCGGGACAAAACGCCGTCGATATTGCCGATGCCACCCTCGCGCGCATTGCTAAGGTCAAGAATGTGTTGATCCCCAGCAATGTCGAAGTGACCGTTTCGCGCAACTATGGCGAGACGGCGGCTGATAAATCTAACACCCTTATTCTTAAGCTGATTTTTGCCACCAGTGCCGTTGTCGTATTGGTATTTTTAACCATGGGCGCCCGCGAATCACTGGTGGTAGGTGTCGCCATTATTATCACCTTGGCGATCACCCTGTTCGCCTCCTGGGCGTGGGGATTTACCCTTAACCGAGTGTCACTCTTCGCGCTGATTTTCTCCATCGGGATCTTGGTCGACGATGCCATTGTGGTGGTGGAGAATATCCATCGGCACATGGCGCTCGGTAAAAAATCCTTTAGTGAACTCATCCCCGTTGCGGTCGATGAAGTGGGCGGCCCAACGATTCTCGCTACCTTTACCGTTATCGCAGCACTGCTGCCCATGGCATTTGTGTCGGGATTAATGGGCCCTTATATGAGCCCGATCCCCATCAACGCCAGTATGGGCATGCTGATTTCGCTGGTGGTCGCCTTTATGGTAACCCCATGGCTGAGTCGTAAACTGCTCAAACACCATAGTGGTTCAGCGACTGACGCCACGCACAGCAGCGATGCTGATGCTCAGATGAACGAGAGCAAAATGGTGCGCCTATTTACTCGTTTAATCGGTCCCTTCCTGCTAGGTAAAGGTGCCCGTAAAGCACGGATTGGGCTCGCCGCAGGTGTCTTTGTGCTTATAGGTATCGCCGTGGCCTTGCCCGTGGGTCAGCTCGTGGTGTTAAAGATGCTGCCCTTCGATAATAAATCCGAGTTCCAAGTCATGGTGGATATGCCTGAAGGCACGCCAGTGGAACAAACCCAGCGGGTACTTCAGGATTTAAGTCGCTACCTTGCCACTGTGCCCGAGGTGGAGCATTTGCAGCTGTATGCCGGCACTAATGCACCGATGAACTTTAACGGCTTAGTACGCCACTATTTTCTACGTCACAGCCAAGAGCTTGGCGATATTCAGGTCAATCTAGTCGATAAAAAGCATCGCAAGCGTGACAGTCACAGTATCGCACTGTCGGTCCGTGAAGAATTGCAGCATATCGGCGCTAAGTATCAGGCCAATGTGAAAGTCGTTGAAGTACCACCAGGCCCGCCAGTCTGGTCACCAATTGTGGCCGAAGTCTATGGTCCAAGTCCTGCGATTCGCGAACAAGCGGCCTACGAGCTGCAGTCGCTGTTCCGTGAGACCAAAGATGTGGTCGATATTGATATTTTCTTGCCCGCAGCACAGCAAAAATGGCAAGTGATGATCGACCGCTCTAAAGCCAGCCTAATGGCGGTGCCATATAGCAATATCGTTGATTTAATTGCAACTTCGGTTGGCGGCAAGGATGTAAGCTATTTGCATATCGCGCAGCAAAAACAACCAGTGCCTATCCGCTTGCAACTGCAAGAAGGGGCAAAAATCGATTTAGAGCAAGTGCTGAATATGAAGCTGCAGAGCCAAACGGGGCAATCTGTGCCCGTGTCTGAGCTGGTGACGATTAAGCGCGGAAAAATCGATGCTCCTATCATCCATAAGAATATGATCCCTATGGTGATGGTGGTTGCCGATATGGCCGGTCCGCTCGACAGTCCGCTCTATGGCATGTTCGACATGGCGGGCAAAATCGACGGCGATGGTGGCTTAGGTTTCGATCAGCATTATATCCACCAACCAACCGGGCTAGACTCAGTCGCCGTGCTCTGGGACGGGGAATGGAAGATCACCTATGAAACCTTCAGGGATATGGGGATAGCCTATGCCGTAGGGATGATTGCGATTTACTTATTGGTCGTCGCCCAATTTAGATCCTATCTGGTGCCGCTCATCATTATGGCGCCAATCCCACTGACAGTGATAGGGGTCATGCCGGGGCATGCACTGCTCGGCGCGCAATTTACCGCGACATCGATGATTGGCATGATTGCCTTGGCGGGGATTATTGTCCGTAACTCGATATTATTAGTGGATTTTATCAATCAGGAAACCGCCTCAGGGGTTCCCTTTGAGCGCGCTGTCATCCACTCGGGCGCCGTGCGGGCCAAACCGATTATGCTGACCGCTTTGGCGGCCATGATTGGCGCCTTGTTTATCTTGGACGACCCAATCTTCAACGGGCTTGCGATCAGTCTAATTTTCGGGATTTTTATCTCGACCTTACTGACCTTAATCGTTATCCCAGTGCTTTACTACGCGGCGATGAAAAATCGCATAAACTTAACTCAAACAGCCGATTAA
- a CDS encoding efflux RND transporter periplasmic adaptor subunit, which yields MAAISRTLFTLFVFSPFATQAAPLATLEVMSKPYANWVTLDASIEAVKAATVSAQTSGRIVKLNYDVNDVVPEGAALLEITSKEQGAELASYEADLAKATALNVEAQAQYKRYKELFPQGAISKGAMDEATANAKAAEQAVSAAKARVIKASESLKYTVVSAPFSGIVTERLVELGETVSVGQPLLSGFSPSQMRAITQVPQRYIQQLKNAPEFMVRLSDGRELTSKDLTIFSFADPVSHSYQVRINLPKDEPNLQPGTWAKALFKNGEREKIQLPTSTLITMNELSSVYLKKGEQFVLTQVRVSEPADGEVEVLAGLRTGDIVAVDAYQVLLEQKQ from the coding sequence ATGGCTGCAATCTCACGTACTCTATTCACATTATTCGTTTTTTCCCCCTTTGCCACCCAGGCTGCGCCCTTGGCTACCCTCGAGGTAATGAGTAAACCTTACGCGAATTGGGTGACCCTAGACGCCAGTATCGAGGCCGTCAAAGCGGCTACCGTCTCGGCGCAAACCTCAGGGCGTATCGTTAAGCTCAACTACGATGTTAATGATGTCGTGCCAGAAGGCGCGGCGTTACTCGAGATCACCAGTAAAGAGCAAGGCGCGGAACTGGCAAGCTATGAGGCCGATCTCGCCAAAGCCACAGCCCTAAATGTGGAAGCGCAGGCCCAATACAAACGCTATAAAGAACTCTTTCCCCAAGGTGCGATTTCAAAAGGCGCCATGGATGAAGCGACCGCCAATGCCAAGGCCGCCGAGCAAGCCGTGAGTGCCGCCAAAGCTAGGGTCATTAAAGCCAGCGAATCCCTCAAATACACTGTGGTATCGGCGCCATTTAGCGGGATTGTCACCGAGCGTTTAGTTGAGTTGGGTGAAACCGTGAGTGTCGGTCAGCCACTGCTATCTGGGTTTTCACCGAGCCAAATGCGCGCTATCACCCAAGTGCCACAGCGCTATATTCAGCAACTGAAAAACGCGCCTGAGTTTATGGTGCGCTTAAGTGACGGCCGTGAACTCACCTCCAAGGACCTCACTATCTTTAGCTTTGCCGATCCTGTGAGTCACAGTTATCAAGTGCGGATTAACCTGCCAAAGGATGAACCCAACCTTCAACCCGGAACCTGGGCTAAGGCGCTGTTTAAAAATGGCGAGCGGGAAAAAATCCAACTGCCGACCTCGACCCTTATCACCATGAATGAACTCAGCAGTGTCTATCTGAAAAAAGGCGAGCAATTCGTTCTCACCCAGGTGCGCGTCTCTGAGCCTGCCGATGGTGAAGTCGAAGTCCTCGCGGGGCTGCGAACTGGTGATATTGTCGCCGTGGATGCTTACCAAGTGTTGCTTGAACAAAAGCAATAA
- a CDS encoding SIMPL domain-containing protein (The SIMPL domain is named for its presence in mouse protein SIMPL (signalling molecule that associates with mouse pelle-like kinase). Bacterial member BP26, from Brucella, was shown to assemble into a channel-like structure, while YggE from E. coli has been associated with resistance to oxidative stress.) — MQRNYLLPALVLGGFLCAGMVYVGQSASSALLEMKALERTVTVKGLAEKEVKANIAIWPINFTEVDNNLPKLYDTVQQKTDRVVAYLKEQGFSDSEITVSLPTIEDRQAQGYVDPNVRYRYSAKVNLSVYTPQIDLMLSTRKQMINLVKEGIAIGSQDYENRTEFLFTALNDVKPTMVQEATQNAREVAEKFAKDSQSRLGKIKSASQGQFTISDRDSSTPYIKQIRIVSTLTYYLND, encoded by the coding sequence ATGCAACGCAATTATCTTCTTCCCGCCCTCGTGCTTGGCGGTTTCTTATGTGCAGGCATGGTCTATGTAGGACAAAGCGCCAGCTCGGCGCTGTTAGAGATGAAAGCCCTAGAGCGCACAGTCACAGTTAAAGGGCTGGCCGAAAAGGAAGTGAAAGCCAATATCGCCATCTGGCCGATTAACTTCACCGAAGTCGACAATAACCTGCCTAAGCTCTACGACACAGTGCAGCAAAAAACCGACAGAGTGGTCGCCTACCTCAAGGAACAGGGTTTTAGCGACAGCGAAATTACAGTCTCGCTGCCGACAATAGAAGACAGACAGGCTCAAGGCTACGTTGACCCGAATGTGCGCTATCGTTACTCGGCAAAGGTGAATCTTTCTGTCTATACCCCACAAATTGATTTAATGCTCAGCACGCGTAAGCAAATGATAAACCTAGTTAAAGAAGGCATCGCCATCGGTAGCCAAGATTATGAAAACCGTACCGAGTTTTTATTTACAGCACTCAATGATGTGAAACCGACCATGGTGCAGGAAGCGACGCAAAATGCGCGGGAAGTGGCCGAAAAGTTTGCCAAGGACTCACAATCGCGTCTGGGTAAGATTAAGAGTGCCAGCCAAGGCCAGTTTACGATTTCCGATCGTGACAGCAGCACGCCTTACATAAAACAAATTCGCATTGTGTCTACGCTGACCTATTATTTAAACGACTGA
- a CDS encoding VOC family protein translates to MAKVIGLGGIFFKSTDPVALATWYQNHLQIPIENWGGAAFYHNDKPTPGYHVWTPFDHNTSYFAPTDKSFMFNFIVDDLEQALQQVTQGGGEQIGEIEDSEFGRFGWFIDPDGNKVELWQPSPIPPVN, encoded by the coding sequence ATGGCAAAAGTCATTGGACTTGGTGGTATTTTCTTTAAAAGTACTGATCCCGTCGCGTTAGCCACTTGGTATCAAAACCATCTGCAAATACCAATTGAAAACTGGGGCGGTGCCGCCTTTTATCACAACGATAAACCGACGCCCGGTTACCATGTGTGGACCCCTTTCGACCATAACACTAGCTATTTTGCCCCGACCGACAAAAGCTTTATGTTTAATTTTATCGTTGACGATCTGGAGCAGGCCCTACAGCAAGTCACTCAGGGCGGCGGCGAACAAATTGGGGAGATTGAAGACTCGGAATTTGGCCGTTTCGGTTGGTTTATCGACCCCGATGGCAATAAAGTCGAATTATGGCAGCCAAGCCCTATCCCTCCTGTTAACTAA
- a CDS encoding OmpP1/FadL family transporter: MKSFNKTLLAVAVALASSQTFASGFQLNSQSATGMGRAFAGDAVIADNASVLSRNPAAMALFDKDAISFGLTYADITVDVKDVNFAGGAYDLGSIDDAGSSKVIPNIFYIHPIDDKFAVGFAAFSNFGTGTDASSLSKNLPAGSAAPYDLLGETEVTTVNFNASVSYRINDMFSIGAGLDAVYGEGRLTRNMGTTPLVDVDADGWAFGGIVGATIELDKDNRFGISYRFSPTVNVEGDINTVSMTTIPSVGAVPVTTSFDSLDVPLADIFQVAGFHQITPKFALHYTAQHTQWGNFDQITAKDGTATIAAVGVTRPVGDVALKEYQWKDSWLFSVGGTYTINEQFTVRAGYMHDQGVVDEISSISFPDSDRNWFTAGMSYHLNPQNTVDFGIAYIKGEEVHLIENSAITGPVNAVTESSGMYYSVQYSYQF, encoded by the coding sequence ATGAAATCATTCAACAAGACACTGCTTGCCGTTGCCGTTGCACTGGCGAGTTCACAAACATTCGCATCGGGTTTCCAATTAAACAGCCAATCAGCCACAGGTATGGGCCGTGCATTTGCCGGTGACGCAGTCATCGCTGATAACGCTTCAGTGTTATCTCGTAACCCAGCAGCGATGGCGCTCTTTGATAAAGACGCAATCTCTTTCGGCTTAACCTATGCCGATATTACTGTTGACGTTAAAGACGTTAACTTTGCCGGTGGCGCTTATGATTTAGGCAGCATCGACGATGCGGGTAGCTCTAAAGTTATCCCGAATATTTTCTACATTCACCCAATCGACGATAAATTCGCCGTGGGTTTTGCCGCATTCTCTAACTTCGGTACTGGTACCGATGCCAGCTCACTTTCGAAGAATTTGCCAGCAGGCTCAGCAGCACCTTATGACCTACTGGGTGAAACTGAAGTCACTACCGTTAACTTCAACGCCAGCGTGTCATATCGCATCAACGATATGTTCAGTATCGGCGCGGGTCTGGATGCCGTCTATGGCGAAGGCCGCTTAACCCGTAATATGGGCACTACGCCTCTGGTTGACGTAGACGCTGATGGTTGGGCCTTCGGTGGTATCGTGGGTGCTACTATTGAGTTAGATAAAGACAACCGTTTCGGTATCAGCTACCGTTTCAGCCCAACCGTCAATGTTGAAGGCGATATCAATACTGTCTCGATGACAACCATTCCTAGTGTAGGTGCAGTACCAGTTACGACAAGTTTTGATAGCTTAGATGTACCGTTAGCGGATATTTTCCAAGTTGCCGGTTTCCATCAAATCACCCCTAAATTTGCCCTGCACTACACAGCCCAGCACACCCAGTGGGGTAACTTTGATCAAATCACCGCGAAAGACGGCACAGCAACAATTGCCGCTGTGGGCGTGACTAGGCCTGTAGGTGATGTAGCCCTGAAAGAATACCAATGGAAAGATTCATGGTTATTCAGCGTGGGTGGAACTTACACCATCAACGAACAATTCACCGTTCGTGCTGGTTACATGCATGACCAAGGCGTTGTGGACGAAATCAGCTCGATTTCATTCCCAGACTCTGACCGTAACTGGTTCACAGCGGGTATGAGCTACCACCTCAATCCACAAAACACCGTTGACTTCGGTATCGCATACATTAAAGGTGAAGAAGTTCACCTGATCGAAAACAGCGCAATCACAGGCCCTGTGAACGCGGTAACTGAATCAAGCGGTATGTACTACTCAGTACAATACAGCTACCAGTTCTAA
- the putP gene encoding sodium/proline symporter PutP — protein sequence MTIETPILITFVGYLVLMMGIGFWAYRATDTVDDYILGGRKMGPAVTALSVGASDMSGWLLLGLPGAVYLGGLGEAWIGIGLVVGAWLNWLFVAKRLRIYTQLADNALTLPDFFEKRFHDKQGYLKLVSAVTILVFFTFYASSGMVGGAILFEKVFGLDYNVALVIGSAIIVGYTFIGGFFAVSWTDFFQGCLMLIALLIIPFAVFSHPESHAGIESIDPAMLALISDKTTVIGLLSLLAWGLGYFGQPHILSRFMAIGSADALPLSRRIAMSWMMLSLIGALATGLAGSLYFANQPLANAETVFIHLAQAAFNPWIGGLLIAAILSAIMSTIDSQLLVCSSVITEDFYRKWLRPQADDRELMMVGRMGVLAIAVIAGIIALNPESSVLSLVSYAWAGFGAAFGPVVLLSLFWKQYSRNGAIATIIVGALTVVIWKQLSGGIFNLYEILPGFVFAIIAGVIVSKMSRPAEAITAEFEQFKSAL from the coding sequence ATGACGATTGAAACCCCGATTTTAATCACATTTGTTGGCTATTTAGTATTGATGATGGGCATAGGATTTTGGGCTTACCGTGCCACCGATACTGTTGATGATTATATTTTAGGCGGCCGTAAAATGGGTCCCGCCGTCACCGCGCTCAGCGTGGGCGCCTCCGATATGTCAGGCTGGTTGCTCTTAGGCTTACCTGGTGCCGTTTACTTAGGCGGCTTAGGCGAAGCATGGATTGGGATTGGCTTAGTGGTCGGCGCTTGGCTTAACTGGTTATTCGTAGCCAAACGCCTGCGCATTTATACCCAATTAGCAGACAACGCCCTCACCCTGCCCGACTTCTTCGAGAAACGTTTTCACGATAAACAGGGTTACCTCAAACTCGTCTCTGCGGTCACGATTCTGGTGTTCTTCACCTTCTATGCATCTTCTGGCATGGTGGGCGGCGCCATTCTGTTCGAAAAAGTCTTCGGCCTCGATTACAACGTTGCCTTAGTGATTGGCTCTGCCATCATTGTGGGTTACACCTTTATTGGCGGTTTTTTTGCCGTGAGTTGGACCGACTTCTTCCAAGGCTGTTTAATGTTGATAGCCCTGCTGATCATCCCCTTTGCGGTATTCTCGCACCCCGAGAGCCATGCGGGAATTGAGTCTATCGACCCAGCCATGTTGGCACTGATCAGTGACAAAACCACAGTGATTGGCTTGTTATCACTGCTCGCATGGGGACTGGGTTATTTCGGTCAGCCTCATATTTTGTCGCGCTTTATGGCTATTGGCAGCGCCGATGCACTGCCGCTGTCACGCCGTATCGCCATGAGCTGGATGATGTTATCTCTCATCGGCGCGTTAGCCACAGGATTAGCGGGTTCACTGTATTTTGCCAATCAACCCTTGGCCAATGCCGAAACCGTGTTTATTCATTTAGCCCAAGCCGCCTTTAACCCTTGGATTGGCGGATTACTGATCGCCGCAATTCTGTCGGCCATTATGAGTACCATTGATTCGCAGTTGTTGGTGTGTTCGAGCGTGATCACCGAGGACTTTTACCGCAAGTGGTTACGCCCTCAAGCAGACGATCGCGAGCTGATGATGGTAGGTCGTATGGGCGTGCTGGCCATTGCCGTGATCGCGGGGATCATTGCCCTGAATCCTGAAAGCAGTGTATTAAGTCTAGTCAGTTATGCGTGGGCAGGTTTTGGTGCCGCCTTCGGTCCTGTCGTACTGCTATCACTCTTCTGGAAGCAGTACAGCCGTAACGGAGCGATTGCGACCATTATTGTCGGCGCATTAACCGTGGTAATTTGGAAACAACTGTCTGGTGGGATCTTCAACCTGTACGAGATTTTACCCGGATTTGTGTTTGCGATTATTGCTGGTGTCATCGTCAGTAAAATGTCACGCCCTGCCGAAGCCATTACCGCAGAATTTGAGCAATTTAAATCCGCGTTATAA
- a CDS encoding DUF3379 domain-containing protein has translation MDELKFRRQAYEDPHNQDPEFVAQMQENAEYQAFVAELKGLDAKITHALKVDVPEDLADKLILRQQLQQHHKQRRQTGFLVAMAASIAFIVGISFSLLRLGPVDLAEHALAHVYHEGVALQVDQNVNFSQVNAQLASMNNLGNAKFTEQPGKVYYTSYCDFQGVKSLHLVLQAEKGKVTLFIVPIEKRMVLDNTFADGKYQGMGFEAGDAYILLVGEDQTDLSFVKDEIKNTFI, from the coding sequence ATGGATGAGCTTAAATTTAGGCGCCAAGCTTATGAAGATCCTCATAATCAAGATCCCGAGTTTGTTGCGCAAATGCAAGAGAATGCCGAATATCAGGCGTTCGTCGCAGAGCTTAAGGGCCTCGATGCCAAAATCACTCATGCGTTAAAAGTGGATGTGCCAGAGGACTTGGCCGACAAACTTATTCTGCGCCAACAATTGCAGCAGCACCATAAACAGCGCCGTCAAACGGGCTTTTTAGTCGCCATGGCCGCGTCGATTGCCTTTATTGTGGGGATCAGTTTCAGTTTATTGCGCTTAGGCCCAGTGGATTTAGCCGAGCATGCCTTAGCCCATGTTTACCATGAAGGCGTAGCCTTGCAGGTGGACCAAAATGTCAACTTTAGCCAAGTAAATGCGCAATTAGCCTCGATGAATAATCTAGGAAACGCTAAATTTACTGAGCAACCAGGTAAGGTCTACTACACCTCTTACTGTGATTTTCAAGGGGTTAAGAGTCTGCACTTAGTACTGCAAGCTGAAAAAGGTAAAGTGACTCTGTTTATTGTGCCCATCGAAAAACGCATGGTGCTGGATAACACCTTTGCCGATGGTAAATATCAGGGCATGGGCTTTGAGGCCGGTGATGCATACATTTTGCTTGTGGGTGAAGATCAGACAGACCTTAGCTTTGTAAAAGACGAAATCAAGAACACCTTTATCTAA